tttcactcatacagtgatactttatccatcccttcaccagtgcccattcatctccaccaatgatcccagtatccctctcaccacccccaccccatcccccaccaccccaccctgcctctgtggcagggcattcccttttgttctctctccttttgtccaccccatttttttaaaggaacatcACATTCCATATATATTCTTAGACCAAAAATCATAGGAATagcaaaggaaaaattttttagACATTTGCCTGTATGTGCTGATCTAACCAGGGCAAACTTGACATAACAAAGGGAACTAGTGGCTGCTGGTGCAGAAGTCTCTAAAGTGAATTTATCTAAAGGAATCCACAGGGAGAGGTGGCAGAGATAACAGAAATTACAGGACCCCCACCAAAGGAGCTTTCCCCTGTGGTAAGCTATGGGAGATAAAGGTCCCTACACCACCTAACTAATCTTTTCAGTTAAGTTTATTTCCTTAACTTTGTGCATGTCCAACATTCCAGGGTACTTTTGAGTTTTTTCTGAGTTCTGTATATTTTGTATTGACCTGCAAATCCTCCCAATTTCATCTTTCAATACCTTTGCCTAAAATTTGCTGGATTTAGTTCTCCTTTTTTCGGTGGATGCTGTGTGACCaactctcacacacacctgcccagCACAGCAGTGCTGTCAAGCATATTCTGGCTGCTTTGTGGTGTAGCGCTTTTGGCCGCTGCACTAGAGCATCCTCTTAGAGGTTCTCAGTGCATGGGGCAGCAGCAGGAATCAAACTTGCTGCATCGAACTTGTCAGGCATATACTTAAGCCACTGACTTGTGTCCTAGGCACCCGCCCTACACTCCACGAGGAAGGATAGAAGTTTGGGTTCTTCAGTTCTAAGTCATAGACTGTATCTTCATGTCTTTTGCAAAGAAACATTGACAATTTCTGAAGGAGTGTCTGGAAAAATGAGTGGGACAGTTTAGAAACAGGAAGCAAGAGATTTGTGGCCGGCTCCGTTTGGGAAACTAGATTGTTTCCCAAATTGTTCTGGTGCAATGGTCATATCAACTGAATCTGTTAGAAAGATCTTCCAAAttttctccccctctttttttttaaatgtaggagtactgctatttagcCACTGACTTAGCTGACTGAAAcaggcataaactccacattatttatttatttattattttaatttttttgctttttgggtcacacctggcgatgcacagaggttactcctgactctgcactcaggatttactcctggcatgctcagtggactatatgggatgctggcaatcaaacccggcttggcggcgtacaaggcaaaagccctacccactgtgctattgctccagccactttatttattttttaatttttttaattttttaatgaaccatTATGgcatacagttacagacttacaaacttccgtgcttacgtttcagttatacaatggaccaagtacccatccctccaccactgcctgttctccaccaccaatgttcccagtatccctcccacatcccctcacaatccccaccccccacccccgtatcAGGCGGAGTCCCTTTTCACTCTCTATCTCCTTTAGGGTGTTCTACATTAgtcttttaaacaaatttttaatttttattttcatgaaattgttcacaataattgtttacattcaacattaatcctaccaccattacaccttcccaccaccattatttcaaaatttcccatcaccacccaagcctgccccataggcagatgctaaataattcattttttattgcttgttatgaatagtatgagatgttatGCTGTTGCAAAAGTGGCCGTGTGTTCCTggaattactaatttttttaaatactgggtTGAGAGGCATCTCCTCTGCATGCTTTTcttttccaagattcatttgtgagtctctgaattatggccattaatgcgcttaaatggtgcccagaggcagttcttgggatAACTTCCAGGGaaccagaagggcagggaggtAGGAGGAGGCcacccatccccaactccatgaagcctggagtttttcAGAGATTTGTTCTCATTCATGGGGAGTTCGGGACAAGCCTGTGAAgatcggccatgagcatggtggcaactgggttctggaggtttgtggctgccagggcccatgtgggacagacagacacacctGCCACCCTCCAACAGGGTGAGGAAACATCTCTGTGgcctgctgctctcttccaagattaatctgtgagtctctgaatcatgtcTATTTATATGcttaaatggcctgattttgatctctttcaagatttatttatgggtctctaaagcaaggccgataaatgagcttgtgtagctgagctggaggtggtatgtgggcgtgactcccacatacttaacttttgctgtttaatttcttgggaaacttggtcccaagttgttggggtccagccagaggcacagtggcaattttggggcatcaggaagcctgaaggcaccatcaggctgctgatgcactcacctgaaggtacaggttgacctgctgggcggcaccatacccccttacTCCTATTTATATCATGTCTTCCAGTCCCCTTGGAAGATCATCTGGCTTTGTAGGTCCTGATAGCCTGTACCCTTCAATACCACATACAATGGAGGGGAAATCTCCAACTACAAATTCTGTTGGTAAGgcactggggtgatagtacagcaggtagggcatttgtcttgcatgcacctgacctgggtttaatccctggcacctcatatggccccctagcccactaggagtgatccctgagtgcaaaaccagaagtaagccctaaccttaaaaccaaaaaaataagagtCGGTAACTGGAAAAGATTCTACTACAATATAGAATTCATGCTGTTGAGGGCTGGAGAAAGTAAACACAGAGGTTAAGTCAGTTGCCTTGCTTCTGCAGACCCCAGTTTGAGTCCCAGGTCCTCATAGGGTTCCTCAAGCATcaacaggagtaagccatgaacacagccaggagtgacccccaataccaaaacaaacaaaatcaagtaaaattcattatttacatTCAGCCTCATAGGGTAATTGTGACAGGCTTTCTTTCAACTGTGTTTTCCTTGTTCACCAGATCATGGAGGAGTTGGCAGATGCCCTGACATACTGCCATGAGAATAAGGTCATTCATAGGGATATCAAGCCAGAGAACCTGCTTCTGGGTCTCATGGGAGAGGTGAAGATCGCAGACTTTGGCTGGTCTGTGCACACTCCTTCTTTGAGGTAGGTTGGTGGGTCACAGGGCTTGGGTGTTGGTTGGATGATTCAGCTGTTTTATTTCACATCTACTATTCAGACACCAACTCTGGTGTGTGTTTGAATACTGCCTTTCCCCAAAGCATCTGCATATGTTTGTAGATTTAAAGAATATGGTCCTGGGGCTgtagcggtagcacagcaggtagggcgtttgccttggacacggctgacccaggtttgattcccagcatccatatggtcccctgagcactgacagaagtaattcctgagtgcatgagccaggagtaaccctctgcatcaccgggtgtgacccaaaaagaaaaaaaaaaaagaatatggtccACAGGCCACGGATGCAGCTTCCTGTAAAGCACACCCTTTGGGGGTCGAAGTGAtaatacattgggtagggtgattgccttacatgtgtctgaccgggtttgatcctgggcattttatatggtcccccaagtatacagccaggagtgattgctgaacacagagcaagccctgaggagtaagccctgaggactcagtaagctctgagtgtggcccaaaagcaaaaaacgaAAACCACACACCTTTCAAGTATGACACCAAGCACCATCCAaagtaggaaaaacaaaaaattggttgttataatttttttaaacaacatcTAAACACAATTTTATCAATAAACttccatgaaaataaattaagaggggctgggcaatagtatagtgggtagggcatttgccttgcatgccgccgacctgggttcgatccctggcatcccatatggtaccccaagcactgccagtagtaattcctgagcattgccaggtgtggcccaaaaataaatatgaaaattaaagcaaacaacaaaaatttttgcTTAGTAATTCCAGGAATATATTTTACTTGTCAGTAATCCGAAAAATATCACTCATTTACTTGGTTCATAGTGAGGCATCCTAGTTTTGCACAGTGGCAGTATCATAGTCAATGAGGTTTATCCAAGGCGCAATTATTGCTAATTGAAAACTTTTCCCATATTGAGGAATCCTCAGGATGTTTCAAATCTTGTTCCATGCCCAGAAAATTGtttgtttcctgagtgcatgggatCCCCACAGTGGAACTGAACCACCAGGATATACAAAGCAGACTAGAGAGGAGCATCCAGTCCCAGGGCTGGGACCCAGGATTCCTATGGGCTGTCTTTCCTGCCCCATTATgcactgtccttttttttttttttgctggcgggggtggggggcaccagtGATTTAACCCAGGCTTCACACAGGAAGGGCAAGCACTACATCCCCACCCACTGAGGATATTCATTTCCAAACATTCCACAATATGTAAGCTAAATAATTTTATGAGTAATTCTAAGAAGAATTTGTGGTTTCCAGTCCTTGCTTTCTCTGAATGTTGATCCATTGGTAGAACACACCATCTCCAAACTCCTGTCTAGGACATTGCTGAGGATTTTCTAGGGGATCCCATGTCAGTGGAAATTGGGCAAGAGTTTCCTTAATGTAGGCCTCTGTGCACTGCTCCCATCCCAGTTTTACTCTAGGAGAAACACAATGTGTGGGACCCTGGATTATTTGCCTCCAGAAATGATCGAGGGGAGGACATACGATGAGAAAGTCGATCTGTGGTGTATGGGTGTGCTGTGCTATGAGCTGCTGGTGGGAAGTCCGCCCTTTGAAAGTGCTTCCTACAATGAGACATACAGACGCATCCTTAAGGTGGGTTCACACGTGGGTGCTCCTGGAGCCAAGTGGTTGCTGGGTCAGTGGCttctcagcccccccacccccccccaaggcTAGTTCCAGAATCCAGAAGAGCACATTAAGGGATTTTGGGAGATACTTGCCTTGTGCGTGGTTGAGCCTAGTTGAATCCCAGTATGCTGCATATGGTCACTCACCtgtagggagtgatccctgaactctacagagtgtggcccccaaaccaatgaataagaaaaagataaGCTGACTCAGGGAATGAAGATAACTTGGACAATGGAATGAACCAGCCTCCTCTCCTTTCTCGCATTATCAGGTGGATATTCGGTTCCCCCAGTCCATCCCTGCTGGTGCCAGAGACCTGATATCCAGACTGCTCAGACTCCAGCCCTCAGAGCGCCTGCCCCTGTCTGGCATCCTGGAGCACCCCTGGGTCAAGGCAAACTCTCTGAGGGTGCTGCCTCCATCCTCACAGCCTGTGTCCTGAGTGCCAGCAGCAGAGGAGTACTGGAGCACTGTGCTCTGTGTGTTCGTTTTCAAGATATGTTTAATAAAGGCTGACTAGTTTTTCACCATGTTTAGTGAGTGGGTTGGTGTGATGGGGCAGAAGCTTTCTTTCCCTAGAAACTTGAGTGCAGTCCTGAGGATGCCCCTTCGCTTGAAACCTTGTTTCCCCTTGGCCCTGGTACCATGGAAAGGCAGGGCTGAGAGACGTGCCAGTTTCTAGTGGCAGTCGCACTGCCACTGCCCTACTGAGGGCTTCACTTCAGGCAGCAACCGCAGGGAGCCCGTCGGTTCTTCCTCAGTTCTGTGCCTGCTGGCTCCCCAGCATCAGGCCTGTGATCCCACGTGCACTCACGAGGCCTCTGAGTGCCCAGGCCTCGCCAGTGGGATCCTCTGGGATCCTCGGTTTCTGTGCTATCAGGGACTTAGTAAGTGCATCCCGCTGAACATTGCAGACTCCGCACTGGCCTCCGCGCCTCCCTAGGGGATGAGCCTTCTCAGGGTACCGGGCACCAAGGGGAGGTGATGGCCTACCCCTAGATGCCCCAGAACACAACGGGACTCGACTGTAGGCTGGGGCGTCCTCCACGAGGAGAGAATCCCAAGCGGGGCTCCAGCGAGCTGGGCGGTCCCCCTGGGTCCCAGAACCTGTGTGTGCCTTTGCCTCTCATGCGTCGCACGCGGGCCTCTCCCCGCATGTCGCTGGCCACAGCCGCGTGCTCTGACGCAGATTGCGGGCTCCACACCATAGAAACCACTCTGGAAGGGACGCCGGCCGTGGCCGTGGGGGAATACATCACCCGCTAGGCTCTGCGCTATTCCCTGCCGACCCCGGCCGAGGAACATCGGgcgggggcgggacttccggcgcCTGGAGGCCTCGTCATCGGGGCGCGACGGCTCTGTCCGCGCCAGtggagggcggcggcggcggcggctgtgAGGAGCGCGGGGAAGGCAAGAACGCCTGCTTCGCACCTCTTGTCTTCCGCAGGACGTGCCTGCGTAGATCCGTGCGAAGgcctgtcaccccccacccccgcacacaGCATCTGTCGCCATCTCCCGCCGCCGGGTGCCCTTCACGGGCCCCACGATGGCGGCAGCCTGGGTGGGCCCCGCGCAGGTGAGTCTCCGCCGTTTCTCGGCTGGGGGCGCCGAGTGTCTGTCCGCGCGCGGGTGGTTCCGGCCGCATCGTTGACGGCCGACGGTGATCACCGTCCCCATAAcctcatccctggtaccacggcAACTCCAGGCAGACGGACAAGGGACAGACCCGGTGCGGAAAGAGGACCCCAGCGCGCAGCAGCTCCTGCACCGCGGCGGTTGGGATCGACCCTTTTTGGCCAGCCCGTGCCGAGTCACTTGAGAGAGGCCCCTCGTCGCCTACGGTGACAGATCCAGGGAACAGGCTGCGGAATCCGGTGACCGCGATTCGGTCCATAATTGACCGAACACCCGAGGGCTGCTGGCCCCGCACCCAGCTGACCCTGAAGCTTCTCTGTGACCCCGTCGGACTCCACGTTTAAACGCAACTTGTGCTCAGCTTGGATTTGTTCGTTGCTGTaggcttgttttggttttggggacgaAGCCCGCCGGTGCTCAGGtatcagtcctggctctgtactcgggggtcactcctgactgtgcccagCGACCTCTTCTGGCACcgtgttcaggggtcacaccgCGGGCGTAAgcttagctctatgctcaggggtcattcctgtccCTGTCCGGGAACGCTGtatggtgcaggggatggaatccaggttgactCATACctggcaagtgccttccttactGAACTTGTGACGCTCAGACCCTGGCCAAATGCATCGTTTACCGAAATACTTCGGCAATCAGGTGTGGTGCAGAGCAAAGCCAGAAACACTGAGCTCAGAGCACCGACAGCCCACAAAACCCTTGGAGCAAATGCCATAACGTGTTGAAATGATAGCTCTGCAGTAATGTGTGCTCTTTGCATATGCCATTTGTTGGGCAGGTCTATAGCAGACAATGTGTAGAATGTGGTAATAGGGGTAGTATCAACAAGACAAACATCCTATGAAGTGTTTTCTTTCAGAATTACCCCAGCATCATGCATGGTTCCCTGTGcgccccagagtgatccctgagtacttccactgggtgtggccccaaaataacaaaccCAAATGCAGGGGACTTCCAGGGGTGGGTTTgttgctcaagtggtagagcatgtatTTTACATGTGTAGTTCTGTCacattccccctccccagccagcagaaaatgtgaaaaatgttggGGACAGTACCTCGACCCCAGTACTGTTGTTATTACCATTACTGATAATTAATATAtcataattttctctttcctctgacGTCTC
This Sorex araneus isolate mSorAra2 chromosome 8, mSorAra2.pri, whole genome shotgun sequence DNA region includes the following protein-coding sequences:
- the AURKC gene encoding aurora kinase C, which gives rise to MSNCVPSEEAISGPTLPRGQSKRCKKTFTINDFEIGRPLGKGKFGSVYLARLKENHFIVALKVLFKSQLEKEGLEHQLRREVEIQAHLQHPNILRLYNYFHDRRRIYLILEYAPRGELYKELQKTKRFDEQHTAMIMEELADALTYCHENKVIHRDIKPENLLLGLMGEVKIADFGWSVHTPSLRRNTMCGTLDYLPPEMIEGRTYDEKVDLWCMGVLCYELLVGSPPFESASYNETYRRILKVDIRFPQSIPAGARDLISRLLRLQPSERLPLSGILEHPWVKANSLRVLPPSSQPVS